The nucleotide sequence TTCCGCAAGCTTATGCAGTGAGCTTTTTGCTTTTTCTTTGCTTCTCAATTTTTGAATTTCGAAATCTTTATACACCATTAGGCTCACCTAATTTCGGTGAAAGTCAATGATAGCATTTGGCCCTGTTCCATCTCGCAGATTAGGAAAGAGTCTAGGCATAAACAACATTCCGTATAAGGTATGTTCATATGCTTGTGTTTACTGCCAAATTGGAAGAACAATCAGGATGGAAGTTGAAAGGAGGGCATTTTATAACCCCGGGTTAATCCTCAAGGAAGCTAAAGAAAAAGTTGAGAAAGCAAGGGTAAAAGGAGAGCATGTTGATTATATCACATTCGTCCCAGATGGTGAACCAACTTTAGACATTAACCTTGGAAGAGAAGCTGAGCTTCTGAAAGAACTTGGAATCCCTTTGGCAATTTTAACTAACTCCTCTCTAATCTGGAGGGAGGATGTTAGGGAAGATTTGATAAAGTTTGATTTCGTCTCCCTAAAGCTTGATGTCGTAAGCGAGCAGCTGTGGAGAAAAATTGACAGACCGCACAAAAGCTTGAAGCTTGATGAAATCCTTGATGGAATGCTCAAATTCAGAAAAAGCTTCAAAGGAAAACTCGTAACAGAGACTATGCTCATTGATGGAATTAATTATGGAGACGAATTTGAGGAGATTGCTGAGTTTTTGAAGGAGCTTAAACCGGATATAGCTTATATAGCTATTCCAACGAGGCCCCCAGCGGAGAGGTGGGTTAAGCCAGCTAATGAGGAAACGATAAACGAGGCATTTCAGATTTTTGCCAAGGCTTTAGGAAGTGACAGAGTGGAGTATCTCATTGGCTATGAGGGGAATGCATTTGTTTTTACAGGAAATGTCGAGGAGGATTTGCTGAGCATAACGTCAGTTCATCCAATGCGAGAAGATGCTGTTAAAGATCTTCTCAAAAAGGCCAATGCAGAGTGGGATGTTGTTGAGAAGCTTTTGAAGGAAGGAAAGCTTATTGAGCTTGAATATGATGGAAAGAGGTTCTATATGAGGAAGCTCAGGAGTAGAAATCTTTAATTATGTTTCATTATGAGATAATTATCTGGAAGGTGATGCCCCCTGATAGCTCTCGTATCATTCCTATTAGTTATTCTCATTTCAATTATAATTGTTAGAATAGGAACTGTTGCACTAGAGATGACTGGACTTTCTAGGGATGTTGCAGCTTTTCAGGCTCAGTCAGCTTTTTCTGGAACTGGATTCACAACTTCGGAGTCAGAATATGTAGTTTCTCATCCAGTGCGAAGAAAAATAATCAGAATTCTTATCTTTTTAGGAAGTGCGGGTATAACTTCAGCTATAGCCACTCTTGTACTGACATTCATTGGCAAGAGTGCTGAAGAAGCTAAGCAGAATTTTATTTTACTCTTAGGTGGTTTGCTAGCTTTGTATCTTTTTGTTAGGTCTAAGTGGATAGATAGAATGATGAGGAAAATAATTAGAAAACTCCTTAACAAATTCTTTCCGTCACTTAAAATTTACGACTACAATCAGCTCTTAGGTATAAGCAAAGGGTATTCAATTGCACAGATAAAAGTCAGAAAGAACAGTTGGTTGTCAAATAAAACTTTAAGAGAGCTACAGCTTGATAAGGAGGGAGTCCTTGTCCTTGGAATTTACAGAAAAGTTGGAGAAAAAGAAGTCTATCTTGGTGCTCCAAGCGGTGATACAAAAATACTGCCTGGAGACTTGATTGTTCTCTATGGGCCTGAAGAGATTATACTGAATCTCTCAAAGAGAGTTAAAGGAATTAAGGGCAAGATTGAACATGAAGAAGCAGTTGAAAAAGCAAAAATTAGAGCAATGCAGGAAGAAATGGAACTTAAAGGTGAGTAAACATGTGCGAGTATGTGTATGAAAATGGGCAGAGATGCGGTACAAAAGCGTTGAAAGGTTCAAATTATTGCTCTCTCCATATATCATTTGAGGAAGGAGAGCTCCTCTATGGGGAGAAAATTAAAAAGATTAAAGAAAGAGCTTTTCAAAAAAAGTTGGAGAGGGGGATTACGTATTTTGAAGGAGTGTACCTATATGATGCCAGAATTTCGAACTTTAAAAGTGATAAGCCAATAGTTTTTAAAAATTCCCACATAAAAACTCTAATAATTGACAATTCTGAGCTCGCTGGTGTAACGCTCTACAACTGTACAATTGAGAATCTCATAATTTTTGAAACTACTTTAAAAACACTTCTTATAAGACATTCCACTATCTTCGGAGTGAATATCTTAAAAGTCCGATTTTACATTTCAATGTATTTAAGGGACAGTCAGATAAGGTACATAATGATGAACTCTTTTGAGTACATAAAAAGTGAAGAAAAACCAAGTGAAGAGGAATACGGAGAGAGAAGCCATCTTTATGGAAGGGTTGAGCTTTTTAATCTCCAAGGAGTCAGAAAAATAGGGATAAACTCAAGATATCCATTATTAAAAAAATTCTTAGAAGAAAAAGGTATTAAAGTTGCAGAAATAACGAAAAAGCATGCAAGAGCGGAAATTTTAGCTATAAGTAGTGTCAAATTTGATGAAAACCCAAGATTCAAACGCCAAGTTAGGATTTTGATAAAATACTTTAATGGACAGCTGTTAATGGAAAATCTCTCAATTCCCGGTCATGTTCAGATAGTTGGAGGTAGAATAAAGCTTCCAGAATTTGTTCATGTTGTTATTTATAATAACCTTGTCTTTAAGAAGGTTCATTTTTATAGTGATACCACCTGGAATTTGACAGTTCTACCCAACCTGGTAGCAGAACTTGCTGTTTATGGATATATTTTGATTGAAGACTGCTATTTTAACAACCCATATATCGAAGAGATTTTTTATCGCTTAGCAAGAACAAGCTGGGAAAAAAGTGGGGATAAAGAGAAGGCAGACAGTTATTACTACTATGAGATGATTGCAAGGAGAAAGCAGAAAACCGGGAGATATTCAATCGGTTTGCCAGTAAAGTTCAGATTTCCCTCGCTTGGAATAAAAAGCCGCTTAAAGCTGAACAAAACGCGGAGAAAAACAAGAAGAATCGTTCATTCCCTTGAAGCATTTTTGGAATGGTTGCTAGCGGATATAACCTGTAAATATGGAACTGATTGGAAAAGGCCAATTGTTATTTGGATTTTTATGGTTAACATAGTCTTTCCAACAGTATTTTACATCACTAAAAGCGTTGCAAGTAATGGTGTACCTCTCAAGAGCTTTTTGGATTATGAGTACTTCAGCATAGTAACTGCAACAACACTGGGATATGGAGATTTGCATCCAATAGGAATTGGCCGTATATTTGCTTCAGCGGAAGCAATCTTTGGAATGTTCATGTGGGCAGTCTTCCTGACAGTATTTGCTAGAAAATACATGAGATAACCTTTTACATCAAAATTATTAAATTCCCATGTGATCTTAAGCTGGAGGTACAGTGATGAAAGTTGGCTTAATAATAAATCCAATAGCTGGAATGGGAGGCAAAGTTGCCTTAAAAGGTACAGATGGAGTTGTTGAAGAAGCTATAAGAAGAGGAGCTAAGCCAATAGCATTAGATTTAGCTAAGCTCTTTTTAAGTGAGCTTTCCCAGTATGAGGAATCTAAGGGTATAAAATTTTTGACAGGTCCTAAAGAGCTCGGTGAATATGCTCTTAAGGATTTCAATTTTTCATATCAGATTATCAGGCACAGGGAAATTGGCTATAGAAATGTCCTTGGAGTTAGGATTCCTGATACCACAAGTGAAGACACAAAAACTTTAGCAAAGCTGATGGCAGATAAAGTCGATATTTTGATTTTTGCTGGAGGAGATGGAACTGCAAGGGACATATATTCTGTTGTAGATAAAAAAGTTCCAATCCTTGGAATCCCAACGGGAGTAAAAATGTTCTCTGGAGTTTTTGCTTCCTCCCCAGAAGATGCAGCCAAGCTTTTGATTGAATTCCTTAGGGGAGATGCGAAGATAGTGGAGCGCGAAATTTTAGATTTGGATGAAAATGCATACAGACATGATGAGGTAAAAGCCAAGCTTTATGGTATAGCATTAACTCCCTATCTTGAAATCTTAGTTCAAGGCTCCAAAGAGCCAACAAAAGTTGATGAAAGTGAAGAGCTTGAAGCTTTAGCTGAAGCGATCGTTGAAGAGCTGGAAGATGGAATTTACTTTTTAGGAGCAGGCTCGACAGTGAAGAGGATTAAAGATAAACTTGGGATTAATGGAACCCTTTTAGGGGTTGATATTGTTGAAATTAAAGACAGGAAAGCGAAGCTTTTAATTAAAGATGCTCAAGAAAAAGATCTCTTGAAGTTTATTGACAAAAATCCTAAAATAATTGTTACTGTTATTGGGGGTGTTAATTTTCTTTTTGGGAGAGGCAATCAGCAGTTTTCTGCAGAAGTCCTTAGATATATTCCAAAGGAAAACATCATTGTTGTTGCAGCTCCATCAAAAGTTGAAAAGCCAATAAGGGTGTATACAGGTGACAGGGAAGTTGATAAAAAGCTTCAAGGATATATAAGAGTTCGCATCGGCGCTTGGAGAGAAAGGATGGTTAAGGTAATTTGAACTTTCACAGTGCAAAAGTTAAAAATAAAAGTAACAGCTAGAATAGAGCACCATATTTGTAGAAAATGTGACATGTTCCTTCATATGAAACCATGCATGGTCCAACTGGATTTCTTGGGGTGCATGTCTTTCCAAAGTGGGGACACTGTGGTGGTAACGCTAATCCACGGAGTATTGCACCGCAGAGGCAGCCTTTTTCCAAGTCAGGGAGTTTTGGGACTTCAACGTCATAATAAGTCCTTATCTCCAAGTCTTTGTACTCTTCTCTAAGCTCAAGTCCGCTCTTTGGGATTATCCCCAAGGCTCTCCATTTTGCATCAACAACTTCAAAGAACTTGTTTATCAGCTTTTGGGCTTCAACATTTCCTTCATATTTTACAACCCTCGTATATTCGTTCTCTATTTTTACTTCTCCTTTTCTTATCATTCTCAGGAGTATTAGAATTCCCATCAACACATCGACAGGTTCAAAGCCAGCAATGACCTGAGGGATTCCATATTCTGTTGTGATGTACTCCCAGCCTCTAACTCCTATTATCGTGGAAACATGACCTGGGTCAATTAGTCCATCAAAGGCTGTGCCCTGCTTAACTAGTGCCTCAACGGCTGGGGGCGTTAAGCGGTGAACAGAATAAATTTTGAAGTTCTCAAGTTTTTCCTCAACAACTGCGTTGAGCATTCCAGCTGCTGGAGCTGTTGTGGTCTCGAAGCCGGGAGAGAAATGAACAACCATCCTGTCTGGATTGTTTTTGGAAATTTTATATGCGTCATAAATTGAGTAGACTACTCTAATGTCGTATCCTTCACTTTTCAAGTCGGAAAAACTCCCTCTTGGTGTAGGAATCTTGTACATATCGCCAAATGTTGTTAGAATAATTTTTTCTCCTTCTTCATAGGCTTTCCTCATTATTTCTTGCATCTTCACGATGTCCTCAACAGGGGTTATACAGACAGGACACCCAGGCCCACTGACGATTTTAACGTTTTCTGGCAAGAGCGAGCGGATTCCGCTCCTTGTTACTGTATCCTCATGAGTTCCACAGACGTGCATGATTTTAACTATCCTTCCTATTTTTTCAGCTTCCTTGTGAATGAGCCTTGTTATCTTTTGAGCGAGTTCTTTGTCTCTAAAAACACTAAGGGCTTCCATGCTCA is from Thermococcus paralvinellae and encodes:
- the hypD gene encoding hydrogenase formation protein HypD; translation: MEALSVFRDKELAQKITRLIHKEAEKIGRIVKIMHVCGTHEDTVTRSGIRSLLPENVKIVSGPGCPVCITPVEDIVKMQEIMRKAYEEGEKIILTTFGDMYKIPTPRGSFSDLKSEGYDIRVVYSIYDAYKISKNNPDRMVVHFSPGFETTTAPAAGMLNAVVEEKLENFKIYSVHRLTPPAVEALVKQGTAFDGLIDPGHVSTIIGVRGWEYITTEYGIPQVIAGFEPVDVLMGILILLRMIRKGEVKIENEYTRVVKYEGNVEAQKLINKFFEVVDAKWRALGIIPKSGLELREEYKDLEIRTYYDVEVPKLPDLEKGCLCGAILRGLALPPQCPHFGKTCTPRNPVGPCMVSYEGTCHIFYKYGALF
- a CDS encoding radical SAM protein, with protein sequence MIAFGPVPSRRLGKSLGINNIPYKVCSYACVYCQIGRTIRMEVERRAFYNPGLILKEAKEKVEKARVKGEHVDYITFVPDGEPTLDINLGREAELLKELGIPLAILTNSSLIWREDVREDLIKFDFVSLKLDVVSEQLWRKIDRPHKSLKLDEILDGMLKFRKSFKGKLVTETMLIDGINYGDEFEEIAEFLKELKPDIAYIAIPTRPPAERWVKPANEETINEAFQIFAKALGSDRVEYLIGYEGNAFVFTGNVEEDLLSITSVHPMREDAVKDLLKKANAEWDVVEKLLKEGKLIELEYDGKRFYMRKLRSRNL
- a CDS encoding potassium channel family protein; this encodes MTGLSRDVAAFQAQSAFSGTGFTTSESEYVVSHPVRRKIIRILIFLGSAGITSAIATLVLTFIGKSAEEAKQNFILLLGGLLALYLFVRSKWIDRMMRKIIRKLLNKFFPSLKIYDYNQLLGISKGYSIAQIKVRKNSWLSNKTLRELQLDKEGVLVLGIYRKVGEKEVYLGAPSGDTKILPGDLIVLYGPEEIILNLSKRVKGIKGKIEHEEAVEKAKIRAMQEEMELKGE
- a CDS encoding potassium channel family protein — protein: MCEYVYENGQRCGTKALKGSNYCSLHISFEEGELLYGEKIKKIKERAFQKKLERGITYFEGVYLYDARISNFKSDKPIVFKNSHIKTLIIDNSELAGVTLYNCTIENLIIFETTLKTLLIRHSTIFGVNILKVRFYISMYLRDSQIRYIMMNSFEYIKSEEKPSEEEYGERSHLYGRVELFNLQGVRKIGINSRYPLLKKFLEEKGIKVAEITKKHARAEILAISSVKFDENPRFKRQVRILIKYFNGQLLMENLSIPGHVQIVGGRIKLPEFVHVVIYNNLVFKKVHFYSDTTWNLTVLPNLVAELAVYGYILIEDCYFNNPYIEEIFYRLARTSWEKSGDKEKADSYYYYEMIARRKQKTGRYSIGLPVKFRFPSLGIKSRLKLNKTRRKTRRIVHSLEAFLEWLLADITCKYGTDWKRPIVIWIFMVNIVFPTVFYITKSVASNGVPLKSFLDYEYFSIVTATTLGYGDLHPIGIGRIFASAEAIFGMFMWAVFLTVFARKYMR
- a CDS encoding ATP-NAD kinase family protein; this translates as MKVGLIINPIAGMGGKVALKGTDGVVEEAIRRGAKPIALDLAKLFLSELSQYEESKGIKFLTGPKELGEYALKDFNFSYQIIRHREIGYRNVLGVRIPDTTSEDTKTLAKLMADKVDILIFAGGDGTARDIYSVVDKKVPILGIPTGVKMFSGVFASSPEDAAKLLIEFLRGDAKIVEREILDLDENAYRHDEVKAKLYGIALTPYLEILVQGSKEPTKVDESEELEALAEAIVEELEDGIYFLGAGSTVKRIKDKLGINGTLLGVDIVEIKDRKAKLLIKDAQEKDLLKFIDKNPKIIVTVIGGVNFLFGRGNQQFSAEVLRYIPKENIIVVAAPSKVEKPIRVYTGDREVDKKLQGYIRVRIGAWRERMVKVI